The proteins below come from a single Acidimicrobiia bacterium genomic window:
- a CDS encoding dipeptidase — MHDDITSAVAADFPRTCAELDAMVRIPSVSADGFDATPVRRSAQFVADLLTDAGMDEVRLLEIDGAHPAVYGVKHGPDGSPTVLLYAHHDVQPPGPDRLWDTDPFTPTEVNGRLYGRGTSDDKCGVAIHLSTLRVLGPDLPVTVKVFIEGEEEVGSTHLGAFLDAYAELIASDAIVIADAGNWRVGTPALATSLRGLVDCTVTVRTLSHGVHSGTFGGIYPDALMVLARTLARLHHDDGSVAVAGLVHGDADPLDFTIEEADEQTLPVDGLHQIGAGSLTARTWMQPSISVLAIDAVPIAEAINQIVPEASAKVSMRIPPGQDADEAMHALATHITESVPWGAEVTVTPGAVGDAFALDTTGAMYDAYRTGMRVGYGTDALEVGVGGSIPFVAAFADRYPNAAILLVGASDPTSRYHGPNESVDLADLEHAIVAQAVALRAFGSAAASRR; from the coding sequence ATGCATGACGACATCACTTCGGCGGTTGCCGCCGACTTCCCCCGCACCTGTGCAGAACTCGATGCGATGGTGCGCATCCCCTCCGTGAGCGCCGACGGCTTCGATGCCACTCCCGTTCGCCGATCCGCGCAGTTCGTCGCCGATTTGCTCACGGACGCTGGCATGGACGAGGTCCGGCTGCTCGAAATCGATGGTGCCCACCCAGCCGTCTACGGCGTCAAGCACGGACCCGACGGTTCGCCGACCGTTCTCTTGTATGCACATCACGATGTGCAACCGCCCGGTCCGGACCGCCTCTGGGACACCGACCCGTTCACCCCAACCGAGGTCAACGGTCGGCTCTACGGTCGCGGAACCTCAGATGACAAGTGTGGCGTGGCGATCCATCTGTCGACACTGCGGGTGCTCGGACCGGATCTTCCGGTCACCGTCAAGGTCTTCATCGAGGGCGAGGAAGAAGTGGGTTCGACGCATCTCGGCGCGTTCCTCGATGCCTATGCCGAACTCATCGCTTCCGACGCGATCGTGATCGCCGACGCAGGCAACTGGCGCGTCGGCACACCGGCGCTCGCGACCTCCCTGCGTGGCCTCGTCGACTGTACGGTCACCGTGCGCACGCTGTCCCACGGCGTCCACTCGGGCACCTTCGGGGGCATCTACCCCGATGCCCTCATGGTGCTGGCAAGGACGCTGGCGCGACTCCACCACGACGACGGATCGGTCGCCGTTGCCGGGCTCGTTCACGGCGACGCCGACCCCCTCGACTTCACCATCGAAGAAGCTGACGAACAGACCCTGCCGGTCGACGGACTGCACCAGATCGGCGCCGGATCCCTCACCGCGCGGACCTGGATGCAGCCCTCGATCTCGGTCCTCGCGATCGATGCCGTGCCGATCGCCGAGGCAATCAACCAGATCGTTCCCGAAGCCAGCGCAAAGGTGAGCATGAGAATCCCACCTGGTCAGGACGCAGACGAAGCCATGCACGCCCTCGCTACCCATATCACCGAAAGCGTCCCGTGGGGTGCCGAGGTCACCGTCACCCCCGGCGCCGTGGGAGATGCGTTCGCACTTGACACGACCGGAGCCATGTACGACGCATACCGGACCGGCATGAGGGTCGGATACGGAACCGACGCCCTCGAGGTCGGGGTCGGTGGTTCAATTCCGTTTGTCGCGGCCTTCGCTGACCGCTACCCAAACGCGGCGATCCTGCTGGTTGGAGCCTCCGATCCAACGAGTCGGTACCACGGACCGAACGAGAGCGTCGACCTCGCCGATCTCGAACACGCGATCGTCGCCCAGGCTGTCGCACTTCGAGCGTTCGGGAGCGCCGCCGCGTCTCGTCGCTGA
- a CDS encoding DsbA family protein has product MARFDITYDYLCPFARIANEAVLEALDDGAPWQVTFRPFSLSQNHLEDGAVPTWERDLDDPSCRGVRALLWSLAVRDSFSEAFHLFHHAVYTAKHDTLSEIGDESVLRELAASVGLDGDAVAARVASGEPARTLAAEHNDLVASHAVFGVPTFIGNGEAVFVRLMERHNRADIERVLDMVGWANLNEFKRTRLPM; this is encoded by the coding sequence GTGGCCAGGTTCGATATCACCTACGATTACCTGTGTCCGTTCGCACGGATCGCAAACGAAGCGGTGCTCGAGGCGCTCGACGACGGAGCACCGTGGCAGGTGACCTTTCGGCCGTTCTCGCTTTCGCAGAACCATCTCGAGGATGGTGCGGTGCCGACGTGGGAGCGTGACCTCGACGATCCGTCATGTCGAGGTGTGCGAGCGCTGCTGTGGTCCCTCGCGGTGCGGGACTCGTTCTCGGAGGCCTTCCATCTGTTTCACCACGCCGTCTACACCGCCAAGCACGACACCCTTTCGGAGATCGGCGACGAGTCCGTTCTTCGAGAGCTCGCCGCTTCTGTCGGTCTTGACGGGGATGCTGTAGCGGCCCGAGTCGCATCAGGCGAACCCGCAAGAACCCTCGCGGCGGAGCACAACGATCTGGTCGCGTCCCACGCAGTCTTCGGCGTTCCTACCTTCATCGGTAATGGCGAGGCGGTGTTCGTGCGGTTGATGGAGCGTCACAACCGGGCTGACATCGAGCGGGTGCTCGACATGGTCGGATGGGCCAACCTCAACGAGTTCAAGCGAACCCGACTTCCGATGTAA
- a CDS encoding NifU family protein, which yields MPLIEEPIVSVDESVLPMLLEVRAREGDAADLGLVISISGVDDGAFTYGTAFMRVDSALDTDLVHDDGSLPVIVAEEDAANLQGAILTKSKNLLKPGLTIENPNTPSPAIATGMVQGDLTGSVAEKVAKVLAEAINPSIASHGGRAELVAVEDATAYVRLGGGCVGCGMASVTLSQGIEATIVELVPEIAKVIDVTDHAQGENPYYEQAKK from the coding sequence ATGCCCCTGATCGAAGAGCCGATCGTTTCGGTTGATGAGTCCGTTCTTCCGATGCTGCTCGAAGTGCGCGCTCGCGAGGGGGATGCTGCTGATCTCGGGCTTGTCATTTCGATCAGCGGGGTGGACGACGGGGCGTTCACCTACGGGACCGCTTTCATGCGCGTCGATTCCGCTCTCGACACCGACCTCGTCCACGACGATGGTTCCCTCCCGGTGATCGTCGCCGAAGAGGATGCCGCGAACCTCCAAGGTGCCATCCTCACCAAGTCGAAGAACCTCCTCAAGCCGGGCCTCACGATCGAGAATCCGAACACGCCGAGTCCGGCGATTGCGACGGGGATGGTGCAGGGAGACCTCACCGGCTCGGTCGCGGAAAAGGTTGCAAAGGTGCTGGCGGAGGCGATCAATCCGTCGATTGCCTCACATGGCGGTCGCGCCGAGCTGGTGGCGGTGGAGGATGCAACGGCGTATGTGCGTCTCGGCGGCGGCTGTGTCGGGTGTGGAATGGCAAGCGTGACCTTGTCCCAAGGCATCGAGGCGACGATCGTCGAGTTGGTTCCCGAGATTGCCAAAGTCATCGATGTGACCGACCACGCCCAAGGCGAGAACCCGTACTACGAGCAGGCAAAGAAGTAG
- a CDS encoding ATP-grasp domain-containing protein: MDRVVIVASCESYRIGDFIAAARSLRVTPVVATDAASPFAAEKARSIVVDLDDPETAAAEIKDSVPHARAVVPVDDQGVRVAAAAAGALGLPTNPAHAVAATRDKLAMRTLLGAAGIRQPRFASVAEGTLGGVADTLGYPIVVKPTSLAASRGVIRLDTPKLAGATEARVRSIAVDAGMEREAPLIAEEYIGGHEMAIEGILIDGTLEVLALLDKPVPLRGPYFEETMFVSPSTQPEAVTKRTVDTVTRAIAAIGLVTGPVHAEVRIDEGGAVFVIEIAARSIGGLCGRSLTFGLLGESLESVVLRSALGRASHTDEQTSPATGVLMLPIPAAGLLTGVEGVDEALTIDGIDSIEITIPDGRTVVPLPEGDRYLGFVFATGPSPSAVRHSLAAASLSIHPVIDGEHVTSEGQSAAGRSSRI; the protein is encoded by the coding sequence ATGGATCGTGTCGTGATCGTCGCAAGCTGCGAGAGCTACCGCATCGGGGACTTCATCGCCGCAGCCCGCTCCCTCCGTGTCACGCCGGTGGTCGCCACCGACGCGGCATCGCCATTCGCAGCGGAAAAGGCACGCTCGATCGTCGTCGACCTCGACGACCCCGAAACAGCAGCTGCCGAGATCAAGGATTCCGTACCCCACGCAAGGGCGGTCGTTCCCGTCGATGATCAGGGCGTTCGCGTGGCGGCCGCGGCAGCCGGAGCTCTCGGTCTCCCGACCAATCCGGCACACGCCGTTGCGGCAACAAGGGACAAATTGGCCATGCGCACCCTGCTCGGCGCCGCAGGAATCCGCCAGCCGCGATTTGCCAGCGTTGCCGAGGGAACCCTTGGTGGGGTGGCCGACACCTTGGGCTACCCGATCGTTGTCAAGCCGACATCGCTCGCTGCATCGAGAGGCGTCATCCGGTTGGACACACCGAAGCTCGCAGGAGCAACCGAAGCACGAGTCCGTTCGATTGCCGTCGATGCGGGCATGGAGCGAGAAGCGCCGCTCATCGCCGAGGAGTACATCGGTGGGCACGAGATGGCAATCGAGGGCATCCTTATCGACGGAACCCTCGAGGTGCTTGCCCTCCTCGACAAGCCGGTACCCCTCAGAGGCCCCTATTTCGAAGAGACAATGTTCGTTTCCCCGTCGACGCAGCCAGAAGCCGTGACGAAACGAACGGTCGACACGGTGACTCGGGCCATCGCCGCCATCGGGCTGGTCACCGGTCCTGTCCATGCCGAAGTGCGCATCGACGAAGGAGGGGCGGTGTTCGTGATTGAGATCGCCGCCCGGTCCATCGGCGGCCTGTGCGGACGCTCGTTGACCTTCGGTTTGCTCGGAGAGTCACTCGAAAGCGTGGTCCTGCGAAGCGCCCTCGGCCGGGCGTCACACACCGATGAGCAGACCAGTCCGGCAACGGGCGTCCTGATGCTCCCGATCCCCGCAGCGGGGCTCCTCACCGGTGTCGAAGGTGTCGACGAGGCGCTCACCATCGACGGCATCGACAGCATCGAGATCACCATTCCGGATGGCAGGACCGTCGTTCCGCTCCCGGAAGGGGACCGGTACCTCGGGTTCGTGTTCGCAACCGGCCCGAGCCCGAGCGCGGTACGACACAGCCTCGCCGCGGCGTCACTTTCGATCCACCCGGTGATCGACGGCGAGCATGTCACGAGCGAAGGTCAGTCCGCTGCGGGGCGCTCCAGCAGGATCTGA
- a CDS encoding DUF4214 domain-containing protein has product MSMPYRTVLVLVALATAVVGVASPVGAAEDGSACVTSAGANAVRASLTPTGAVEEDVAFNHDDPDAADNPLALIRYPGETALWISAQTNPQATILGGSDALQRGDLPVFEGPERADRPVSDSIVRLFCGLMDRKPSSLELEYWAGRYWNGLPLVTIAEAFTHSREFVNRFGVLSDEELVAVLYDKVLGRPAGSDTIRSIGDRIESGDIHRGNAVVQVTESGEYVLRTGTVAPQKPILPYPDVGSGRRIIYTNGGQRIWLIDDTGELYKTHQVSGRRGIPGVGRYRVYSMSRYAWAPHDGITMEYMVRFARGEWPYGFHSIPVRPGDVPMQTPAQLGTHRSGGCVRQMWDDAKAVFEWATIGTRVIVIP; this is encoded by the coding sequence ATGTCGATGCCGTACCGCACCGTCCTGGTTCTCGTCGCGCTTGCCACTGCTGTGGTGGGAGTCGCGTCACCCGTCGGTGCAGCGGAAGACGGGTCGGCGTGCGTCACATCGGCCGGCGCGAATGCCGTGAGGGCCTCGCTCACACCAACGGGTGCCGTGGAAGAAGATGTGGCCTTCAATCATGACGACCCCGACGCAGCCGACAACCCCCTCGCCCTGATTCGCTATCCAGGGGAGACCGCCTTGTGGATATCGGCCCAGACGAATCCGCAGGCAACGATCCTTGGCGGTTCCGATGCGTTGCAGCGCGGGGATCTGCCGGTCTTCGAGGGTCCAGAACGCGCGGATCGGCCCGTGTCGGATTCGATCGTGAGGCTCTTTTGTGGGCTCATGGACCGGAAGCCGTCGAGCCTTGAGCTCGAGTACTGGGCCGGTCGCTACTGGAATGGCCTTCCGCTGGTGACCATCGCTGAAGCCTTCACGCATTCGAGAGAGTTCGTGAACCGATTCGGGGTCCTGTCGGACGAGGAGCTCGTCGCGGTGCTGTACGACAAGGTGTTGGGGAGGCCGGCTGGCTCCGACACGATCCGATCGATCGGCGATCGAATCGAATCCGGTGACATCCATCGGGGCAACGCCGTTGTGCAGGTGACCGAGTCCGGGGAGTATGTGTTGCGCACCGGAACGGTCGCTCCCCAGAAGCCGATTCTGCCCTATCCGGATGTGGGCTCGGGTCGCCGGATCATCTACACGAACGGTGGACAGCGCATCTGGCTGATCGACGATACGGGGGAGCTGTACAAGACGCATCAGGTGTCCGGCCGACGAGGGATTCCGGGCGTCGGACGCTACCGCGTGTATTCGATGTCGCGGTATGCGTGGGCGCCACACGATGGCATCACCATGGAGTACATGGTCAGGTTCGCCCGCGGTGAGTGGCCGTACGGCTTCCACTCCATCCCTGTTCGGCCAGGGGATGTTCCTATGCAGACCCCTGCCCAGCTCGGTACGCACCGCTCCGGCGGTTGTGTCCGCCAGATGTGGGACGATGCCAAGGCAGTCTTCGAGTGGGCAACCATCGGAACGAGGGTGATCGTCATCCCGTGA
- a CDS encoding cyclopropane-fatty-acyl-phospholipid synthase family protein, translating to MRTGSIARQVLRRVVGRITIGSLDVTWSNGTTEQVHGTHLGPHGTVTIHDETGFLRALVGKGSVGLAAAYFDGIWETEDLPTFLEVGARNLDERATRRRRGGWVDRLRGFWDRRPHRMRSDAIREIGDHYNLGNDFYEQWLDETMTYSSALFDSDEEPLAAAQNRKYERLCALLELVPGDRVLEIGCGWGGFAEYAASNHGAHVTGLTLSTEQASYANKRLERAGVSDRTEIRLKDFRDERGMYDKAVSIEMIESVDETLWPPLFHAISRAIPPGGKAAMQAITIDERFYEGLISHTDFIKTYIFPGGALPSLEVLQGLVADAGLAWVSAQSHGLDYARTLHCWAKRFDEAWPRLVSEDRGFDEAFHRMWRYYLAYCEAGFRTGRIDGYQILLERPAAD from the coding sequence ATGAGGACTGGTTCGATTGCACGGCAGGTGTTGCGGCGTGTTGTTGGACGGATCACGATCGGAAGTCTCGATGTGACATGGTCCAACGGGACAACCGAGCAGGTCCACGGAACGCATCTCGGCCCGCACGGAACCGTCACGATCCACGACGAGACGGGCTTTCTGCGTGCCCTTGTCGGCAAGGGATCGGTGGGACTCGCCGCGGCGTACTTCGACGGGATCTGGGAGACGGAGGATCTACCGACATTTCTCGAGGTGGGTGCAAGGAATCTCGACGAACGGGCGACGCGACGACGCCGAGGGGGATGGGTGGATCGCCTCCGCGGGTTCTGGGATCGGCGCCCGCACCGGATGCGAAGCGACGCCATCCGAGAGATCGGTGACCACTACAACCTCGGGAACGACTTCTACGAGCAGTGGCTCGACGAGACCATGACCTACTCGTCTGCATTGTTCGACAGCGACGAAGAACCGCTTGCTGCTGCCCAGAACCGGAAGTACGAGCGTCTCTGTGCCTTGTTGGAGCTCGTCCCCGGTGACCGGGTCCTTGAGATCGGATGTGGCTGGGGCGGCTTCGCCGAGTATGCCGCGAGCAACCACGGTGCCCATGTGACGGGCCTGACGCTGTCGACCGAGCAGGCTTCGTACGCCAACAAACGCCTCGAACGGGCAGGGGTCTCGGATCGCACCGAGATCAGGCTCAAGGACTTCCGCGACGAGCGAGGGATGTACGACAAGGCGGTCTCGATCGAGATGATCGAATCGGTCGACGAGACGCTGTGGCCGCCGCTGTTCCACGCCATTTCGCGTGCCATCCCTCCGGGTGGCAAGGCAGCGATGCAGGCGATCACGATCGACGAGCGGTTCTATGAGGGGCTCATCAGCCACACCGACTTCATCAAGACCTACATCTTTCCTGGTGGCGCCCTGCCATCCCTTGAGGTACTCCAAGGGCTGGTCGCAGATGCCGGTCTCGCTTGGGTCTCGGCGCAGAGCCATGGATTGGACTATGCACGGACCCTGCATTGTTGGGCGAAGCGATTCGACGAAGCGTGGCCGCGCTTGGTTTCCGAGGACCGGGGCTTCGACGAGGCTTTCCACCGCATGTGGCGGTACTACCTCGCCTACTGCGAGGCGGGATTCCGCACGGGACGAATCGACGGCTATCAGATCCTGCTGGAGCGCCCCGCAGCGGACTGA
- a CDS encoding HisA/HisF-related TIM barrel protein, translating into MDLYARVNILDGMAVRLPHGDIAEAIPLDDDPVNRARGWIAKGADRLHVADLNAAAFGDYKNRELIADIIKAVDVPVQVGGGIRSEREIKRVLGMGAWRVVIGTLAIVDQVLFWELNRKYPHRIVVSLDVKPDTEILIHGWTEGTGEYLEESLINLSAGGAAGFMITEVGRDALQEPPYFDVLEMAVRMVDEPVIAAGGVRDLDDVARLLSITANGKKLAGLVVGREVTAGRFTVEELAEALKADGSGPAFGPWTRAELDTAAVAYADSVEDPEALRTLSEFISWLSAN; encoded by the coding sequence ATGGATCTGTACGCGCGCGTCAACATTCTCGACGGCATGGCCGTGCGGTTGCCACACGGCGATATCGCCGAGGCGATTCCCCTCGACGACGATCCCGTCAACCGTGCGAGGGGCTGGATCGCGAAGGGCGCAGACCGCCTCCATGTCGCTGATCTCAACGCTGCGGCGTTCGGTGACTACAAGAACCGGGAGCTGATCGCCGACATCATCAAGGCGGTTGATGTTCCCGTCCAGGTTGGTGGCGGTATCCGATCCGAGCGCGAAATCAAGCGGGTGCTCGGCATGGGAGCTTGGAGGGTTGTCATCGGCACGCTCGCCATCGTGGACCAGGTTTTGTTCTGGGAGCTCAACCGAAAATACCCACATCGGATCGTCGTGTCCCTCGATGTCAAGCCCGACACCGAGATCCTCATCCACGGCTGGACAGAAGGAACCGGTGAGTACCTCGAGGAGTCGCTGATCAACCTGTCAGCTGGTGGAGCCGCAGGGTTCATGATCACCGAGGTTGGCAGAGACGCCCTGCAGGAGCCCCCCTACTTCGATGTGCTCGAGATGGCGGTCCGCATGGTCGATGAGCCGGTCATCGCCGCGGGGGGTGTCCGAGACCTCGACGATGTCGCCCGGTTGTTGTCGATCACGGCGAACGGAAAGAAGCTTGCAGGTCTCGTTGTCGGACGCGAGGTGACCGCTGGGCGTTTCACGGTGGAGGAGCTCGCCGAGGCCCTCAAGGCCGACGGGTCCGGTCCCGCATTCGGGCCGTGGACGAGGGCTGAACTCGACACCGCGGCCGTTGCCTACGCCGACTCGGTGGAAGACCCCGAAGCCCTCCGTACACTTTCGGAGTTCATCAGCTGGCTGTCCGCGAACTGA
- a CDS encoding M13 family metallopeptidase, with product MTIEHQPMIPTVSPDDPVFDPNDMDLTATPATDFWRWANGGWLDRNPVPPDYPAWGAFHELHTRNEAIIHGILEEVAAAEPAQGSIEQKVGDFYRSGMNTDAIEAADLGPIKGWLDQIGSIGTVDDLKQVFTDLIRIGAGVGWDWHVEPDRADSSANLLYIGQGGLSLPDRDYYLRDDSQSTSLASAYRDHVAAMFELLGRSANDAATAAETIWGLESRMAEASNTAVEQRDVEATTNKLTRSELGDLAPTVGLTGWLDAIGAGNESAANIDNPGFFSTFDAMFKEVPIADWRIYCTWHLVKSTASALPERFEDEAFSFWGVKVSGQKEQRARWKRVVGAAGGSIGQLVSQLYVRDHFPPSAKERVEDMVRRLLVEMRSSIETVDWMTDDTKQQAIAKLSGFGYKIGYPDEWRDYSALTIHPDRWLGNRLAARAFESDRNIAMLGKPIDPNEWLMPPHVVNAYYWPERNEIVFPAGILQPPFFVADADDAVNLGGIGAVIGHEITHGFDDKGSLFDADGLLRNWWTAEDRTEFEARAKVISDQFAAYEIEEGLNINGPLTLGENIADLAGVTLALAVLDKLIAEGGAAEVAGLTPAQRFFLSYARIWRTNLTPEYTRLLVNSDPHAPPRFRVIGPLSNMTAFAAAFDLPDDSPMMRPPQARAKVW from the coding sequence ATGACCATCGAGCACCAACCCATGATTCCCACTGTTTCACCCGACGACCCGGTCTTCGATCCGAACGACATGGATCTGACCGCCACACCCGCCACCGACTTCTGGCGATGGGCGAACGGGGGGTGGCTCGATCGGAATCCGGTACCGCCCGACTATCCGGCATGGGGCGCATTTCACGAGCTTCACACTCGCAACGAAGCAATCATCCACGGCATCCTCGAAGAGGTGGCTGCCGCCGAACCAGCGCAGGGCTCAATCGAGCAGAAGGTCGGTGACTTCTACCGCTCCGGCATGAACACCGATGCCATCGAGGCAGCAGACCTTGGGCCCATCAAGGGTTGGCTCGACCAGATCGGGTCCATCGGGACCGTTGACGATCTGAAGCAGGTGTTCACCGATCTGATCAGGATCGGCGCGGGGGTCGGCTGGGACTGGCATGTGGAGCCAGACAGGGCCGATTCGAGTGCCAATCTCCTGTACATCGGCCAGGGGGGCCTCAGCCTCCCCGACCGGGACTACTACCTGCGCGACGATAGCCAGTCGACCAGCCTCGCGTCCGCGTATCGGGACCATGTCGCAGCGATGTTCGAGCTGCTCGGCCGGTCAGCGAACGACGCTGCGACCGCAGCAGAGACGATCTGGGGCCTCGAATCGCGGATGGCCGAAGCGTCGAACACCGCCGTTGAACAGCGCGATGTCGAGGCCACAACCAACAAGCTCACCCGAAGCGAACTCGGCGACCTCGCCCCGACGGTAGGCCTCACCGGCTGGCTCGACGCGATCGGTGCCGGGAACGAGTCGGCGGCCAACATCGACAACCCCGGTTTCTTCTCGACATTTGACGCCATGTTCAAGGAGGTCCCCATCGCTGACTGGCGGATCTACTGCACATGGCATCTCGTCAAGTCGACCGCGTCGGCGCTCCCGGAGCGGTTCGAGGATGAGGCCTTCAGCTTCTGGGGGGTCAAAGTATCCGGTCAGAAGGAACAGCGTGCACGGTGGAAACGAGTGGTGGGGGCAGCCGGTGGGAGCATCGGCCAGTTGGTGTCCCAGCTCTATGTGCGCGACCACTTCCCGCCCTCGGCAAAGGAGCGGGTGGAGGACATGGTTCGTCGCCTCCTTGTCGAAATGCGGTCCAGTATCGAGACGGTCGATTGGATGACCGACGACACCAAGCAACAAGCCATCGCCAAGCTGTCCGGGTTCGGCTACAAGATCGGCTACCCGGATGAGTGGAGGGACTACTCGGCACTGACGATCCACCCGGACCGGTGGCTCGGGAACCGCCTTGCAGCGAGGGCGTTCGAGTCCGATCGCAACATCGCGATGCTCGGGAAGCCGATCGACCCGAACGAATGGCTGATGCCGCCGCATGTCGTCAACGCCTACTACTGGCCGGAGCGCAACGAGATCGTCTTTCCCGCAGGCATCCTCCAGCCTCCCTTCTTCGTCGCCGATGCCGACGATGCCGTCAACCTCGGCGGAATCGGAGCGGTGATCGGTCACGAGATCACCCACGGATTCGACGACAAGGGTTCCCTGTTCGACGCCGATGGTCTCCTCCGAAACTGGTGGACCGCTGAAGACCGCACCGAGTTCGAGGCAAGGGCGAAGGTCATCTCCGATCAGTTCGCGGCGTACGAGATCGAAGAGGGGCTCAACATCAACGGTCCATTGACGCTCGGGGAGAACATCGCGGATCTCGCGGGTGTGACCCTTGCGCTCGCAGTCCTCGACAAGCTCATCGCCGAAGGGGGCGCCGCCGAGGTGGCGGGCCTGACCCCCGCACAGCGCTTCTTCCTCTCATACGCCCGGATCTGGCGTACCAACCTGACTCCGGAGTACACGAGGCTCCTTGTCAACTCGGACCCGCACGCACCGCCACGATTCCGGGTCATCGGTCCGCTGTCGAACATGACCGCGTTCGCGGCGGCGTTCGATCTTCCCGATGACTCCCCAATGATGCGCCCCCCGCAGGCAAGGGCCAAGGTCTGGTAG
- the infA gene encoding translation initiation factor IF-1 — protein sequence MAGKDDYFRAKGVVVETLPNATFRVKLETGHEVTARASGKMRKGRMIRIIPGDSVEVDVSAYDPTMGRIVWRYR from the coding sequence ATCGCTGGCAAAGATGACTATTTCAGGGCAAAGGGTGTCGTGGTTGAGACCCTCCCGAACGCAACCTTTCGCGTCAAACTCGAGACAGGCCACGAGGTCACAGCTCGGGCATCCGGCAAGATGCGCAAGGGACGCATGATCCGCATCATTCCGGGCGATTCGGTCGAGGTGGATGTTTCGGCGTATGACCCGACCATGGGGCGCATCGTGTGGCGGTACCGCTAG